In the Thermoproteales archaeon genome, one interval contains:
- a CDS encoding nucleoside 2-deoxyribosyltransferase, whose product MAKVYFAAAILGDRSNLSDDKRIISGLKSMGFKVLTFDWIVSDSTDLERGLTPLEIFERDMKLLDKCDFVIADVSYPSLGVGFEIAYALLMNKLVIAFCRKDRVEKTSALIRGISWKNFRFIEYDTVESLLNTIKALTSSFKPF is encoded by the coding sequence TTGGCTAAGGTTTATTTTGCCGCTGCAATACTAGGTGATAGATCCAACTTGAGCGATGATAAAAGGATTATTTCCGGCTTGAAAAGCATGGGTTTTAAAGTTTTAACTTTTGACTGGATCGTCAGCGATTCTACCGATCTTGAAAGGGGCTTAACACCTCTAGAGATTTTTGAGAGAGATATGAAGCTTTTAGATAAATGCGATTTTGTGATTGCTGACGTTTCGTATCCCAGCTTGGGTGTTGGCTTTGAAATAGCCTATGCTCTGCTTATGAACAAGCTTGTCATAGCTTTTTGTAGAAAAGACCGTGTCGAAAAAACTTCTGCCCTTATACGCGGCATTTCTTGGAAAAATTTTAGGTTCATAGAATACGACACGGTAGAAAGCCTGCTAAATACTATAAAAGCCTTAACCAGTAGTTTTAAACCGTTTTAA
- the yjjX gene encoding inosine/xanthosine triphosphatase, translating to MFYPKSVAVGSRNPAKVKAVEKILREVNLQAKVISVECDTSVGPQPIGLEEILIGAIERGLKAVEKADWGVGIEAGLVPVQATITGYVDFQVAAIVDREYKLSIGFSPGFEFPEKAVNNVVTGKVSELEEVMVEITGVENIGDKMGAVGFLTRGIIVREELSRLAFLMALIPRLNPELYKSYPNALEALKRFKTTG from the coding sequence ATGTTCTATCCAAAAAGTGTAGCCGTTGGAAGTAGAAACCCGGCAAAGGTTAAGGCTGTTGAAAAGATTCTACGAGAAGTGAACTTGCAAGCTAAAGTAATTTCTGTTGAATGCGATACATCGGTGGGTCCACAGCCAATAGGGTTAGAGGAAATATTAATTGGCGCGATAGAGAGAGGATTAAAAGCCGTAGAAAAGGCGGATTGGGGAGTAGGTATTGAAGCTGGACTAGTTCCAGTTCAAGCTACAATTACTGGCTATGTTGATTTCCAAGTAGCAGCTATAGTCGATAGAGAATATAAACTATCTATCGGCTTCAGTCCAGGCTTTGAATTTCCGGAAAAAGCCGTTAACAATGTCGTGACGGGTAAGGTGTCTGAGCTTGAAGAAGTTATGGTCGAGATTACGGGTGTGGAGAATATAGGAGATAAAATGGGCGCTGTTGGTTTTCTCACTAGAGGCATCATTGTTAGAGAGGAGTTGAGTCGTTTAGCATTTTTAATGGCTTTGATACCTAGGCTTAACCCAGAATTGTACAAGTCTTATCCGAACGCTCTTGAAGCGTTAAAACGGTTTAAAACTACTGGTTAA
- a CDS encoding alpha/beta hydrolase produces the protein MLSKGNILFINVDSVRLKVYDSALTKNYDERTPLVFLHGSPGQISNWKYQIKYFEQYYRVIAYDQRGYGESTKPKKVSLNDYLDDLTRILENRNLEIEDVILVGHSFGGMVAQAYAAKNKVKGLVLVGSLVKLRPDIIDWIVWYLPSIFWKRLFFTENFLTRKLYRQIFFSDYAPDEIYEEFIRDNADYISSLPGHAFRYLKYFRDYDATAFLSEIKSPTLIIVGGHDKVAPPDQSKNIHEKIPGSELVIVEKAGHFVLYEKEEEINNLIHSFIKSL, from the coding sequence ATGCTCTCAAAGGGTAATATTCTTTTTATAAACGTGGACAGTGTCAGATTGAAAGTTTACGATTCAGCCCTTACCAAAAATTACGATGAGAGAACCCCGCTAGTATTTTTGCATGGATCACCAGGCCAAATTAGCAATTGGAAATATCAGATAAAATATTTCGAACAATACTATAGGGTGATTGCTTACGATCAAAGAGGTTATGGAGAGTCGACTAAGCCAAAAAAAGTTTCTCTAAACGATTACTTAGATGATTTAACGAGAATATTAGAAAATAGAAATTTAGAAATTGAAGATGTAATACTTGTAGGCCATAGCTTTGGAGGGATGGTTGCCCAAGCCTATGCCGCAAAAAACAAAGTTAAAGGATTGGTATTAGTAGGCTCTCTCGTAAAGCTTAGACCGGATATAATCGATTGGATAGTTTGGTACCTACCCTCCATCTTTTGGAAGCGATTATTCTTCACAGAAAATTTCCTAACGCGCAAACTTTACAGGCAAATCTTCTTCAGCGACTATGCACCAGATGAAATATACGAGGAATTTATAAGAGATAACGCAGACTACATAAGCTCTCTGCCAGGTCATGCTTTTAGATACCTGAAATATTTCAGAGATTACGATGCCACAGCTTTTCTGTCAGAAATAAAATCTCCAACCCTTATCATCGTCGGAGGACACGATAAAGTAGCTCCTCCCGACCAGAGCAAAAATATCCATGAAAAAATACCTGGCTCAGAGCTAGTAATTGTTGAAAAGGCAGGTCATTTTGTCCTTTATGAAAAAGAGGAAGAAATTAATAATCTAATACATAGTTTCATAAAATCTTTATGA
- a CDS encoding AAA family ATPase: MVVLERLEVEKFRKLDLTLEFPEGMMVIKGPNEAGKSTILEAVLYALFGKTTRGTKDLAINHRSKTARVKLFFSVDDRRYLVERVLRKGEVSEARVYELLPNGARSLKASSVKRTNEFIEKLLGGLSFNEILVTNVVAQKELTKLVEMKGQDRDKIVNALLGLESVNKAVEKLQQERREKRKDLESKQNLLSEVHKRLEAYRHDLEDLKVKSEELAKTEEKLLKSKGELGKIEQLYIIMKKYREALSRKREIEARIEGLKKSQETRRSSLSQILQRIKLKKEEAERLKQLLKNIDSQVVKLREQLEKLKDLDNVQKKLKEAREILNEIDNTKARILETEKRIDEIEKELEDLEGKISGYEVKWQEYQKLSKEIEKTKPSLVIFILLASLSILGLLNTALFSLGFTALAYYSIIQFKKNKLNEKAMLMKDELSGYEKTKTIIEQKKLELERLKSMLEKLYDSVETSKNKLRTCIEDMPQEYRSESWASIEDIIASIDTKVSILQNEKIEAEKRLSQLEASRDEIKDRLSLVISEINDFEARKKELEDEIQANAQIIKQLEKDLSSIEFPSLPENLEFSEELFAELENKYTLLNANVHALKGEVEQLRRQIEELKKRIEDNKNVEEEYKKLYLEVEELKKLVQAQNLAIDSLRKIAENIRERFLPAIQSNMNQIISIITGGRYKAVRLDSKYNIKVFDSDAGKFIEKDIFSGGTVDQLLLAMRLAFILSLLPETKKMYPRFLFLDEPLASSDSNRRKNILNLLTKTLNKQFRQIILITHLDVNIEDARIVRIEDGKILKS, encoded by the coding sequence ATGGTAGTTCTAGAAAGATTAGAAGTTGAAAAATTTAGGAAGCTAGATTTAACGCTTGAGTTTCCTGAAGGAATGATGGTTATAAAAGGTCCAAATGAAGCCGGCAAATCTACTATTCTGGAAGCTGTCCTGTATGCTTTATTCGGGAAAACAACTAGAGGCACTAAAGATCTCGCTATAAACCACAGGTCGAAAACTGCCAGAGTAAAACTGTTTTTTTCTGTTGATGATAGGAGGTATCTCGTAGAGAGAGTTTTGAGAAAAGGCGAGGTTAGCGAAGCACGTGTTTACGAATTGTTGCCAAATGGCGCCCGCTCCCTAAAGGCTTCTTCGGTGAAGAGAACAAACGAGTTTATAGAAAAGCTTCTGGGAGGCTTATCCTTTAACGAGATACTTGTAACGAACGTAGTTGCTCAAAAAGAATTGACTAAGCTGGTAGAGATGAAGGGTCAAGATAGAGATAAGATTGTAAATGCCTTGCTTGGGTTGGAGAGCGTTAACAAGGCTGTTGAAAAGCTTCAGCAGGAGCGTAGAGAAAAAAGAAAAGATTTAGAGAGTAAACAAAATCTCCTGTCTGAAGTTCATAAGCGTTTAGAGGCTTATAGGCATGATTTAGAGGATTTAAAAGTTAAAAGCGAAGAATTGGCAAAAACTGAAGAAAAACTTCTCAAGAGTAAAGGGGAGCTTGGAAAAATAGAACAATTATACATTATAATGAAAAAATATAGAGAGGCTTTAAGCAGGAAAAGGGAAATTGAAGCGCGGATTGAAGGCTTAAAAAAATCGCAGGAGACTCGCAGAAGCAGTTTAAGCCAGATATTACAAAGGATTAAGTTGAAAAAGGAGGAAGCGGAAAGGCTTAAGCAATTGCTTAAAAATATAGATTCCCAAGTTGTGAAGTTAAGAGAGCAGTTGGAAAAATTAAAAGATTTAGATAATGTTCAAAAGAAGCTGAAGGAAGCCCGTGAGATACTAAATGAGATAGATAACACTAAGGCTCGAATACTAGAAACAGAAAAAAGAATAGACGAGATAGAAAAAGAGCTTGAAGATTTGGAAGGGAAAATTTCGGGGTATGAGGTGAAATGGCAGGAATATCAAAAGCTTAGTAAGGAAATTGAAAAAACTAAGCCTTCATTAGTCATTTTCATTCTCCTGGCTTCTCTTTCTATTTTAGGATTATTAAATACTGCACTATTCTCGCTAGGTTTCACAGCGCTAGCATATTACTCTATAATCCAATTTAAGAAGAATAAGTTGAATGAAAAAGCAATGTTGATGAAAGACGAGTTATCTGGATATGAAAAAACGAAGACTATTATTGAGCAGAAAAAATTAGAGCTTGAAAGGCTAAAGAGTATGCTTGAAAAACTCTATGATTCTGTTGAAACGAGTAAAAACAAGCTGAGAACATGTATTGAAGATATGCCTCAAGAGTATAGATCGGAATCATGGGCGTCAATAGAAGATATTATCGCCAGCATAGATACTAAAGTGTCCATACTTCAAAATGAGAAAATAGAAGCGGAAAAAAGGTTATCTCAGTTAGAAGCTAGTAGAGATGAAATAAAAGATAGGTTAAGCCTCGTAATAAGTGAAATAAATGACTTTGAGGCGAGAAAGAAAGAGTTAGAAGATGAAATACAAGCAAACGCCCAAATTATCAAACAATTAGAAAAAGATCTTAGCAGCATAGAATTTCCCTCTCTGCCCGAAAATTTAGAATTCAGCGAAGAATTATTTGCAGAGCTTGAGAATAAGTATACTCTATTGAATGCTAACGTTCACGCTTTAAAAGGCGAGGTTGAGCAATTAAGACGCCAAATTGAGGAATTGAAGAAAAGAATTGAAGATAATAAGAACGTAGAGGAGGAATATAAGAAACTATATCTTGAAGTTGAAGAGTTGAAAAAGCTTGTTCAGGCTCAGAATTTAGCAATTGATAGTTTAAGAAAAATTGCTGAAAATATAAGAGAGAGGTTTCTGCCGGCTATACAAAGCAACATGAATCAAATAATTTCTATTATTACTGGAGGCAGGTATAAGGCTGTCAGGCTTGACTCCAAGTATAACATTAAAGTTTTTGACTCTGATGCTGGAAAGTTTATTGAAAAGGATATTTTCAGCGGCGGTACCGTAGATCAGCTCTTGCTGGCTATGAGACTGGCTTTCATACTATCTCTACTGCCAGAAACTAAGAAAATGTATCCCAGATTTTTGTTTCTAGACGAGCCGTTAGCTTCTTCGGATAGTAACAGAAGGAAGAATATCTTGAACCTGCTAACTAAGACCTTAAACAAGCAGTTTAGGCAAATAATACTGATAACGCACCTAGATGTCAACATAGAAGACGCTAGGATTGTTAGGATCGAAGATGGTAAAATATTAAAATCATAA
- a CDS encoding metallophosphoesterase, which yields MKIKILHTADNHLDPRIPMYQPKLMERRMDFWRAFRHVLDYAIENKPDIFIISGDLYDRVNPRNPPRVQIVRYFRRLYNEGVRIFLIGGHHDTPRSEEEGASPLEELAATGYVTFFGSSKKFSCEYVKIGDVNVCVSGITYNVSLGQGSDPLSRSKPPTDGDVNIVMLHYSIEGFSSPNIGREPFVKLSSIPREIDYVAAGHLHRFQEVWRDKTYIAYPGSTERRSFAEEGDEEKGFLWVEIDSKGLKRRFLNVPTRPMKTLNYMVSKDSKSPTSEIVSYALKYRNKELILRLKIGGVLPLQALSKYRRDDILRSLMDHFFIVLIDDTELACLEEKIAPLPRLSPIEAYKQYMDRLAENVKDGERRKIIELAKEIGLQKLEEAEAW from the coding sequence TTGAAAATTAAGATCCTACATACCGCGGACAATCACCTAGATCCTAGAATTCCAATGTACCAGCCTAAACTAATGGAGCGTAGAATGGATTTCTGGAGAGCATTCCGTCACGTTCTAGACTATGCTATAGAAAACAAGCCGGATATATTCATTATTTCCGGAGATTTATACGATAGAGTAAATCCGAGAAATCCTCCAAGAGTGCAAATTGTAAGATATTTTAGAAGATTGTATAATGAAGGCGTAAGGATATTTTTGATAGGGGGGCATCATGATACTCCTCGCTCAGAAGAAGAGGGAGCGTCACCGCTAGAGGAGCTGGCTGCCACGGGATATGTAACTTTCTTCGGTTCATCAAAGAAATTTTCATGCGAATATGTAAAGATAGGAGATGTAAATGTTTGCGTATCAGGAATTACTTATAACGTTTCACTCGGCCAGGGCAGCGATCCCCTATCTCGTTCAAAGCCGCCGACCGATGGAGATGTTAACATAGTCATGCTACACTATTCTATAGAAGGGTTTTCATCTCCAAACATTGGTAGGGAGCCTTTTGTTAAACTATCGAGTATTCCCAGAGAAATTGACTATGTGGCAGCGGGGCATTTACACAGATTTCAAGAGGTTTGGAGGGATAAAACATACATAGCATATCCGGGGAGCACCGAGAGGAGAAGTTTTGCGGAGGAAGGAGATGAGGAAAAAGGGTTTTTATGGGTTGAAATCGACAGTAAAGGACTAAAAAGGAGGTTCTTGAATGTTCCAACTCGCCCGATGAAAACGCTGAACTACATGGTTAGCAAAGATTCAAAATCGCCTACTTCAGAAATAGTCTCTTATGCTTTAAAATATAGAAATAAAGAGCTAATTTTAAGGTTGAAAATCGGTGGAGTTCTACCCTTGCAGGCTTTAAGCAAATATAGGAGAGACGATATCCTGCGAAGCTTAATGGATCACTTTTTCATAGTTTTAATAGACGATACAGAATTAGCATGTTTAGAAGAAAAAATAGCCCCATTACCAAGGCTTTCACCTATCGAAGCTTACAAGCAATACATGGACAGGCTCGCTGAAAATGTAAAAGATGGAGAGCGGAGAAAAATCATCGAACTTGCTAAGGAAATTGGCTTACAAAAACTCGAGGAGGCTGAAGCATGGTAG
- a CDS encoding ATP-binding protein encodes MYATLKRVGRIVGEASPTEFLFVADKENHPSKYEYVTVISRELVGEEIKEVHVLAQVIGIVSRSLSYRDDLDFEALERMYRAGIEDVNVVCKARTLGYLVEIEGRKEILMPRRAIYPGNEVYIAPDNLVSEFFSYPADEGLHIGYLISRPTIPVYISINGFKRHLAILAQTGAGKSYTVGVLVEELLAKGATVIVIDPHADYVFLSRKVDGSLYDYADRIKVFRNPNSTGRYSEEELDNVLSYTIRFSDLSGEDVCEIIGIPEAWSNIRNAIVKAINSLKRDMGDAYTQEHFIEILERSKDQHSQRALKYARKIKRFKVFGAITTPIDEMLKPAQVSVVDLSGLNDASMDYIVYRILSDAFYRVASQQFEYPVFLFIEEAHKFIPPRNIKRMSREIITTIAAEGRKFGVFMTLISQRPSKIDSDALSQCNSQIILKISNPLDQRAIRESSERLGESLLRDLPGLNIGEAVIVGEITKAPVMVKIRKRITKEGGADIDVIKMLRMAREEAEIEERISKERYESLSTEDSMRSEI; translated from the coding sequence GTGTACGCTACCCTTAAACGTGTAGGAAGAATAGTTGGCGAAGCATCCCCAACCGAGTTCCTGTTCGTAGCGGATAAGGAAAATCACCCGTCTAAATACGAATACGTAACTGTGATCTCGCGCGAGCTGGTCGGCGAGGAGATTAAGGAGGTTCATGTTTTAGCTCAAGTAATTGGCATAGTTTCTAGAAGTTTATCATACCGGGATGATCTGGATTTTGAAGCTTTGGAGAGAATGTATAGAGCGGGTATAGAAGACGTTAACGTGGTGTGTAAAGCTAGAACTTTAGGATATCTAGTAGAAATTGAGGGGAGAAAGGAAATTTTAATGCCTAGAAGGGCTATATACCCAGGAAACGAGGTGTACATAGCACCTGATAACCTAGTATCAGAATTTTTCTCATATCCAGCCGATGAAGGATTGCATATAGGCTATTTAATATCAAGACCCACAATTCCAGTATATATCTCCATAAATGGTTTCAAAAGGCACCTGGCAATACTAGCTCAAACAGGCGCTGGAAAATCCTATACTGTAGGCGTCCTAGTGGAAGAGCTGCTGGCTAAGGGAGCTACCGTAATAGTCATAGATCCGCACGCAGACTACGTTTTTCTAAGTAGAAAAGTCGATGGCAGCTTGTACGATTACGCGGACAGAATAAAAGTTTTTAGAAATCCGAACAGTACGGGCAGGTATTCAGAAGAGGAGCTCGATAATGTTTTAAGCTACACTATAAGATTCTCAGATTTATCGGGCGAGGATGTATGCGAAATAATTGGAATACCGGAAGCATGGTCTAACATTAGAAACGCAATAGTGAAAGCGATCAACAGCTTGAAAAGGGATATGGGTGACGCATATACACAAGAGCATTTCATTGAAATACTGGAGAGAAGCAAGGATCAGCATTCTCAGAGAGCGTTGAAATATGCTAGAAAAATTAAAAGGTTCAAAGTTTTTGGAGCTATAACGACGCCTATCGATGAAATGCTGAAACCGGCTCAGGTGTCGGTTGTTGATCTATCCGGTTTAAACGATGCTAGTATGGATTATATAGTATATAGGATACTATCCGACGCGTTTTATAGGGTAGCTTCTCAACAATTCGAATATCCAGTATTTCTTTTTATTGAGGAAGCTCATAAATTCATACCTCCCAGAAACATCAAAAGAATGTCAAGAGAAATAATAACCACTATAGCTGCGGAAGGAAGAAAATTCGGTGTATTCATGACGTTAATAAGCCAGAGACCTTCAAAAATAGACTCAGATGCTCTAAGCCAATGCAACAGCCAAATAATACTCAAAATATCTAACCCGCTCGATCAAAGAGCGATTAGAGAATCAAGCGAAAGGCTTGGAGAAAGCCTACTTCGTGATTTACCTGGACTAAACATAGGGGAGGCTGTTATAGTAGGCGAAATAACAAAAGCACCTGTCATGGTAAAAATAAGAAAGAGAATAACTAAAGAAGGAGGAGCAGATATAGATGTTATCAAAATGTTAAGAATGGCGAGAGAAGAAGCTGAAATCGAAGAAAGAATATCGAAAGAACGCTACGAAAGCTTATCGACCGAGGATTCCATGCGGTCGGAAATATAA
- a CDS encoding DNA double-strand break repair nuclease NurA, which produces MPRFLDLYVEKIRNKKEAIKNLLSYSEDTLKFYKEIFRQYWRSLPRPVSSDAEIFAIDSSDGLIECREGITIHVCRALALSNNGIELRELEVYPFYSTSSIELVTFRSRVREHLEHVLALKCIEKFSSDRKLKVVILDGSLYGRMAHLPKDLEIPGHEDFMLDYIEIYHRLFVKAREKNVVIVGLSKDSRSRVYRRIMLFEEIIRRMQEKEINSSLYVFVREIWNDVWRNPKTALKKLDQVLGVPEWIKEILKEILKPRPDVQVISTLANDAGYILPALLKTPAPALDSLINAIKRNQLLEYIDKGFQKSFIEKGFKIYDKALRILPKILEYPDIVMFYLVPRKRDIPIRVDVPKWVVSLKEDDGSMKILRDVDDELSWIISMLVDMYAGPRHYNVLMEQVDAKVKFKLQDIINVYEPLLSKELDFLIEHTRDMRRVRYP; this is translated from the coding sequence ATGCCGAGGTTCCTCGATCTATACGTTGAAAAAATCAGAAATAAGAAAGAGGCAATAAAAAACCTACTATCATATTCTGAGGACACACTGAAATTCTACAAGGAAATATTTCGCCAATATTGGAGAAGTCTGCCTAGGCCAGTAAGCTCAGATGCTGAAATTTTCGCGATAGATAGCAGTGATGGTCTAATAGAGTGCAGGGAGGGAATAACTATTCACGTATGCAGAGCATTAGCTTTATCTAATAACGGCATAGAGCTCAGGGAATTAGAGGTATATCCCTTTTACTCGACATCAAGTATTGAACTTGTCACTTTCAGAAGTCGCGTGAGAGAACACTTAGAACACGTTCTAGCATTAAAGTGCATCGAAAAATTTAGTAGCGATAGAAAGCTAAAGGTCGTTATATTAGACGGTTCTCTTTATGGTAGAATGGCGCATTTGCCAAAAGACTTGGAGATACCTGGTCATGAGGATTTTATGCTAGATTACATAGAAATATATCATCGGCTATTTGTTAAGGCGCGAGAAAAAAACGTTGTAATCGTAGGTTTAAGCAAGGATTCTCGCTCGCGAGTATACAGGAGAATTATGCTATTCGAAGAAATTATCCGTCGCATGCAGGAAAAAGAGATAAACAGTAGCTTGTATGTTTTTGTCAGAGAAATATGGAACGACGTCTGGAGAAACCCAAAAACTGCATTAAAGAAACTAGATCAAGTACTTGGAGTTCCTGAATGGATTAAGGAAATATTAAAAGAAATTTTAAAGCCAAGACCCGATGTTCAAGTAATATCTACACTAGCTAATGATGCTGGTTACATCCTTCCTGCGCTACTAAAAACTCCAGCTCCTGCTCTTGACTCACTCATAAATGCCATTAAGAGAAATCAGCTTTTAGAGTATATTGATAAAGGCTTTCAAAAATCTTTTATCGAAAAAGGTTTTAAGATCTACGATAAGGCTTTAAGAATACTGCCTAAAATCTTGGAGTATCCCGACATAGTAATGTTCTACCTTGTTCCGAGAAAAAGAGATATACCTATTAGAGTTGATGTTCCGAAGTGGGTTGTAAGCTTGAAAGAAGACGACGGTAGTATGAAAATATTAAGAGACGTTGATGACGAACTCTCTTGGATAATATCTATGCTTGTCGACATGTACGCAGGCCCTAGACACTATAACGTCTTAATGGAACAGGTCGATGCAAAGGTAAAGTTTAAGCTTCAAGATATAATAAACGTTTACGAACCTTTATTAAGTAAGGAGCTTGATTTCTTGATAGAACATACGAGGGATATGAGGCGTGTACGCTACCCTTAA
- a CDS encoding glycine--tRNA ligase produces the protein MRKINKGEKKGIVRAKMTAEMSLHELASFCTRLGFFYPSGRIYGGLSGFYDYGPLGAELRRDVLNDWWWYFVERRDDIIGIHGSIITHPRTWVASGHVDSFIDFIVTCPKCGFEYRADHLLEDRGIQIPELTLETLSKLIKKHNVKCPKCGGTLSDPSPFNLMFITYVGPKKVDASIAYLRPETAQLIFTNFRNIIMTIGVKLPFGIAQYGKAFRNEISPRGFLFRLREFEQMEIEFFVNPKKLDDCPYYNKVKSMEINLLSAEMQDKGEKEGKIITIEDAVDNGLIGCKWHAYWIAESLQWLKNIGVDYNRLRVREHIKTELAHYAVQTFDVEFLFPQAGWKEIEGISNRSDYDLKRHEEFSREEMHVYDDGEKVIPYVIEPSFGLERVILAVLISSYREIKGRRVLSLHPKVAPIKVGVFPLVSKSEFLEKAREVYLSLKEEFRTIYEAKDSIGRRYAKADERGVPICVTIDGQTLEDDTVTIRFRDTREQIRVSISALKEEINKVFKNWHNYTSS, from the coding sequence TTGAGAAAAATAAATAAAGGGGAAAAGAAGGGAATTGTAAGAGCCAAAATGACAGCTGAAATGTCATTACACGAGCTAGCTAGTTTTTGCACTAGACTAGGCTTCTTCTATCCTAGTGGTAGAATTTACGGAGGTTTAAGCGGTTTTTACGATTATGGTCCATTAGGAGCCGAGCTTAGAAGAGATGTTCTAAACGATTGGTGGTGGTATTTCGTAGAACGGCGAGACGATATTATCGGAATTCACGGATCGATAATAACACATCCTCGTACCTGGGTTGCCAGTGGACATGTAGATTCATTCATAGATTTTATAGTTACCTGCCCAAAATGTGGTTTCGAGTATAGAGCTGATCATTTGCTGGAAGATAGAGGAATCCAAATACCGGAATTAACTCTAGAAACCCTATCTAAGCTCATAAAAAAACATAACGTAAAATGTCCCAAATGCGGTGGAACGCTAAGCGACCCCTCCCCATTTAACCTAATGTTTATCACGTATGTAGGTCCTAAAAAAGTAGACGCTAGCATAGCCTATCTAAGGCCTGAAACTGCTCAGCTCATCTTTACCAATTTTAGGAATATAATAATGACCATTGGAGTTAAGCTACCATTCGGAATAGCACAGTATGGTAAAGCTTTTAGAAACGAAATCTCACCTAGAGGATTCCTCTTTAGACTTAGAGAGTTCGAACAAATGGAGATAGAGTTCTTCGTAAATCCGAAAAAACTCGACGATTGCCCATATTATAATAAGGTTAAAAGCATGGAGATTAACCTTTTATCCGCTGAAATGCAAGATAAGGGTGAAAAAGAGGGAAAAATAATAACTATCGAAGATGCGGTGGATAATGGGCTTATAGGCTGCAAATGGCACGCCTACTGGATAGCAGAATCTCTTCAATGGCTTAAAAATATAGGCGTAGACTATAACCGCCTTAGAGTAAGAGAGCATATAAAGACTGAGTTAGCCCATTACGCGGTTCAAACATTCGACGTTGAGTTCTTATTCCCCCAAGCCGGATGGAAGGAGATAGAGGGAATTTCTAACAGGAGCGACTATGACTTAAAGAGGCATGAAGAATTTAGTAGAGAAGAAATGCACGTTTACGACGACGGGGAAAAGGTAATACCGTATGTCATAGAGCCTTCATTTGGACTTGAAAGAGTTATACTTGCGGTTCTTATAAGCTCTTACCGTGAAATTAAAGGTAGGAGAGTACTATCTTTACATCCAAAGGTTGCACCCATAAAAGTAGGCGTGTTTCCGCTAGTGTCAAAATCAGAATTCCTAGAAAAAGCTCGTGAAGTCTATTTATCGTTAAAAGAGGAGTTTAGGACAATCTACGAAGCAAAGGATAGCATAGGAAGACGATATGCCAAGGCTGACGAGAGAGGCGTGCCCATATGCGTTACAATAGACGGTCAAACTCTAGAAGACGATACTGTCACTATCAGATTTAGAGATACTAGGGAACAAATCCGTGTTTCCATATCTGCTTTAAAAGAAGAAATAAATAAGGTTTTCAAAAACTGGCACAATTACACAAGCTCATAG